The Calypte anna isolate BGI_N300 chromosome 23, bCalAnn1_v1.p, whole genome shotgun sequence genome has a segment encoding these proteins:
- the LOC115599583 gene encoding uncharacterized protein LOC115599583 gives MDEHSPRASGLGLYLEFNQSLPPRPKRLLDSAERVQALQSAKKACGLSHPCSTPDPGEKLLLSSPDSACFQGSSPFLDNTGEDDDLVASSVSKYDDVAISLDTTRCFDESEPDDSLLELSENEEGNFPFSCPEEEIQEILADDGGEAERHLRRRSTQSQNGNGESEKDEISSCTGASVISDDTDITAEPPNEPLSREGSPPGAEGYPSPLRESPHLDENHLRSAQVTRMLFELDLQELLSLSPIDADYEYQLLEDSFLEAVTKEASEEVISDCLENEEAASSCLLQESSEELMVNGQQSLGVDSLGIPVASRHKPECCGDGVEGSVSSSDFLSGQSSAEKTLPAGVLRCPTPSSVFSNQELSKAPKSCFSGKLDSPENEGRQEPSEAEQPSSSTLLSETTVGQIEQEKTTRAKKPGEVIPVLQEKERLHQGTCISEVDLKQKKRFYPENAHPCEESGGSCSRDPSSGELQSDSRQGHVSQPCLFTTHLGPFWQEQVRADPTQQGGTSSEDCP, from the exons ATGGATGAGCATTCCCCTCGAGCCTCTGGGCTTGGTCTTTACCTTGAATTTAATCAATCTCTACCTCCCAGGCCCAAAAGGCTGCTGGATTCTGCAGAGCGGGTTCAGGCCCTGCAGTCAGCTAAGAAAGCTTGTGGGTTGAGTCACCCCTGTAGCACTCCAGATCCTGGGGAGAAATTGCTGCTCTCTTCCCCAGACTCTGCTTGTTTTCAGggctcctctcctttcctggaTAACACTGGTGAGGATGACGACCTTGTTGCCAGTTCTGTGTCAAAATATGATGATGTGGCCATTTCTCTGGACACCACCAGGTGTTTTGATGAGAGTGAGCCAGATGATTCCTTGCTGGAGCTGTCAGAGAACGAAGAAGggaattttcctttcagttgcCCTGAGGAAGAGATCCAGGAAATCTTGGCAGATGATGGTGGGGAAGCCGAGCGGCACCTCAGGAGGAGAAGCACTCAGAGCCAAAATGGAAATGGAGAGAGTGAAAAGGATGAGATCAGCAGCTGCACCGGGGCCTCTGTCATCAGTGATGACACCGACATCACTGCAGAGCCACCAAATGAACCTCTGTCCAGAGAGGGTTCCCCACCTGGAGCTGAGGGCTACCCCAGCCCTTTGAGGGAAAGTCCTCATTTGGATGAGAACCATCTGAGGTCAGCCCAAGTAACTCGCATGTTGTTTGAACTTGACCTCCAGGAGCTTCTGAGCCTTAGCCCAATCGATGCTGACTATGAATatcagctgctggaggacaGTTTTTTGGAGGCAGTTACAAAAGAAGCTTCAGAAGAGGTCATAAGTGATTGCCTAGAGAATGAGGAAGCTGCCAGTAGCTGCCTTCTCCAAGAATCCTCAGAGGAGCTGATGGTTAATGGCCAGCAAAGCCTGGGTGTGGATTCCCTGGGAATCCCTGTTGCCAGTAGACATAAGCCTGAGTGCTGTGGCGATGGTGTGGAAGGATCTGTGTCCTCTTCTGACTTTCTCTCTGGCCAGAGTTCAGCTGAGAAGACTTTACCAGCTGGGGTGTTGAGGTGTCCCACACCTTCATCTGTATTCAGTAACCAAGAACTTTCCAAAGCACcaaagagctgcttttcagGGAAATTAGACTCACCAGAGAATGAAGGGAGGCAAGAGCCTTCAGAAGCTGAACAGCCATCCAGCAGCACTCTG ttAAGTGAGACAACTGTTGGCCAGATTGAGCAGGAAAAGACAACAAGAGCAAAGAAACCTGGTGAAGTTattcctgtgctgcaggagaaggaaag GCTGCATCAAGGGACATGCATTTCAGAAGTGGATCTCAAGCAAAAGAAACGTTTCTATCCAGAGAATGCACATCCATGTGAGGAAAGTGGTGGCTCCTGCAGCAG